Proteins encoded by one window of Pseudonocardia sp. HH130629-09:
- the metK gene encoding methionine adenosyltransferase, giving the protein MSTTSRRLFTSESVTEGHPDKICDAVSDTILDAMLAQDPSSRVAVETLVTTGQVHVAGEVTTGAYVEIPQLVRDKILEIGYDSSAKGFDGASCGVNVAIGAQSPDIAQGVDTAYEKRVESAEDEIAKQGAGDQGLMFGYACEDTPELMPLPIALAHRLSRRLTEVRKNGTLPYLRPDGKTQVTIEYDGDKPVRLDTVVLSSQHAADVDLDGMLAPDILKHVVTPEVEALGWAPSEPRLLVNPTGRFVLGGPMGDAGLTGRKIIVDTYGGMARHGGGAFSGKDPSKVDRSAAYAMRWVAKNAVAAGLAGRIEVQVAYAIGKAAPVGLFVETFGTENVDPARIQAAIEEVFDLRPAAIIRDLKLLRPIYGPTAAYGHFGRTDVELPWEDTSRAEALKSVAGA; this is encoded by the coding sequence GTGTCAACCACGAGCCGTCGCCTGTTCACCAGTGAGTCGGTCACCGAGGGCCACCCCGACAAGATCTGTGACGCGGTCAGCGACACCATCCTCGACGCGATGCTCGCGCAGGACCCGAGCAGCCGGGTGGCCGTCGAGACCCTGGTGACCACCGGCCAGGTCCACGTCGCCGGCGAGGTCACCACGGGCGCCTACGTCGAGATCCCGCAGCTGGTCCGGGACAAGATCCTCGAGATCGGCTACGACTCCTCCGCCAAGGGCTTCGACGGTGCCTCCTGCGGCGTCAACGTCGCGATCGGCGCGCAGTCGCCCGACATCGCGCAGGGCGTCGACACCGCCTACGAGAAGCGCGTCGAGTCCGCCGAGGACGAGATCGCCAAGCAGGGCGCCGGCGACCAGGGCCTGATGTTCGGCTACGCCTGCGAGGACACCCCCGAGCTCATGCCGCTGCCGATCGCGCTGGCCCACCGCCTGTCGCGCCGGCTGACCGAGGTCCGCAAGAACGGGACGCTGCCCTACCTGCGCCCGGACGGGAAGACCCAGGTCACGATCGAGTACGACGGCGACAAGCCGGTCCGGCTCGACACCGTGGTCCTGTCGTCGCAGCACGCCGCGGACGTCGACCTCGACGGCATGCTGGCCCCCGACATCCTCAAGCACGTCGTCACCCCCGAGGTGGAGGCGCTCGGCTGGGCCCCGTCGGAGCCGCGGCTGCTGGTCAACCCGACCGGCCGGTTCGTGCTCGGTGGCCCGATGGGTGACGCGGGCCTCACCGGCCGGAAGATCATCGTCGACACCTACGGCGGTATGGCCCGCCACGGCGGCGGCGCCTTCTCCGGCAAGGACCCGTCGAAGGTCGACCGCTCCGCCGCGTACGCCATGCGGTGGGTCGCCAAGAACGCCGTCGCCGCCGGGCTCGCCGGGCGGATCGAGGTCCAGGTCGCCTACGCGATCGGCAAGGCCGCCCCGGTCGGGCTGTTCGTGGAGACCTTCGGCACGGAGAACGTCGACCCGGCGCGGATCCAGGCCGCCATCGAGGAGGTCTTCGACCTGCGCCCGGCCGCGATCATCCGCGACCTGAAGCTGCTGCGCCCGATCTACGGCCCGACCGCCGCCTACGGCCACTTCGGCCGTACCGACGTCGAGCTGCCGTGGGAGGACACCTCCCGCGCCGAGGCCCTGAAGTCGGTCGCCGGCGCCTGA
- a CDS encoding SH3 domain-containing protein, protein MKPNSRRVAAVLGALAVAGVTTIGIVAGTASAAGTGTCTQSVNVRSEPETDAPIVGVCERGETTSTGDTQDGFVELPEYGGWAMSRYVSTSGTERSGSSEDSLTPSSSERSTPSTSSPSTTSPRSTSSATPSTSTPRSTSSATPSSDEGSGEGSDSSSGEATPTRSSFFDED, encoded by the coding sequence ATGAAGCCGAACTCGCGACGCGTCGCTGCCGTCCTCGGCGCCCTGGCCGTGGCCGGCGTCACCACCATCGGGATCGTTGCCGGCACCGCGTCGGCCGCCGGTACCGGCACCTGCACCCAGAGCGTCAACGTCCGCTCCGAGCCCGAGACCGACGCCCCGATCGTCGGTGTGTGCGAGCGCGGGGAGACCACCTCGACCGGGGACACCCAGGACGGGTTCGTCGAGCTCCCCGAGTACGGCGGCTGGGCGATGTCCCGGTACGTCTCGACCTCCGGCACCGAGCGCTCCGGGTCCTCGGAGGACTCGCTGACCCCGAGCAGCAGCGAGCGGTCGACCCCGTCGACCTCGTCGCCGTCGACCACGAGCCCGCGGTCGACCTCCTCGGCGACGCCGTCCACCTCCACGCCGCGGTCGACCTCGTCGGCCACGCCGTCGTCGGACGAGGGGTCGGGCGAGGGCTCCGACTCCTCCTCCGGCGAGGCGACGCCCACCCGCAGCTCGTTCTTCGACGAGGACTGA
- the coaBC gene encoding bifunctional phosphopantothenoylcysteine decarboxylase/phosphopantothenate--cysteine ligase CoaBC — MAPPEVLLGVSGGIAAYKSAEVLRRLTESGHAVRVIPTESALRFVGAATFEALSGRPVATGVFSDVHEVPHVALGKGADLVVVAPATADLMARLAHGRSDDLLTAALLTARCPVMLAPAMHTEMWEHPATVDNVALLRARGTVVIEPAAGRLTGADTGKGRLPDPAEIVDLARLLLERPDALPRDLEGRHVVVSAGGTRENLDPVRFLGNRSSGRQGWALARVAAQRGARVTLVAGHTADLGAPAGVDVVAAGTAVAMEAAVRGAAADADAVVMAAAVADFRPVDTAVDKIKRGDAEPAPLRLTQNPDILAGLVADPPRPGQVVVGFAAETGDADGDVLHHGRAKLARKGCDLLVVNAVGDGKAFETADNAGWLLARDGGEEELPFGSKALLASRIWDAVTPRLR, encoded by the coding sequence ATGGCTCCTCCCGAGGTGCTCCTCGGCGTCTCCGGCGGCATCGCCGCCTACAAGAGCGCCGAGGTGCTGCGCCGTCTGACCGAGTCCGGCCATGCGGTGCGGGTGATCCCCACCGAGTCCGCGCTGCGGTTCGTCGGCGCCGCGACGTTCGAGGCTCTGTCCGGGCGGCCGGTGGCCACCGGGGTGTTCTCCGACGTCCACGAGGTGCCGCACGTGGCCCTGGGCAAGGGTGCGGACCTCGTCGTCGTCGCCCCGGCGACCGCGGACCTCATGGCCCGCCTGGCACACGGCCGCTCCGACGACCTGCTCACCGCCGCGCTGCTGACCGCCCGTTGCCCGGTGATGCTGGCGCCCGCGATGCACACCGAGATGTGGGAGCACCCCGCGACGGTCGACAACGTCGCGCTGCTGCGCGCCCGTGGCACCGTGGTGATCGAACCCGCAGCGGGCCGGCTGACCGGCGCGGACACCGGCAAGGGCCGGCTGCCCGACCCGGCCGAGATCGTCGATCTGGCCCGGCTGCTGCTGGAGCGCCCGGACGCGCTGCCGCGCGACCTGGAGGGCCGCCACGTGGTGGTCAGTGCCGGTGGGACCCGGGAGAACCTCGACCCGGTCCGGTTCCTCGGCAACCGCTCCTCCGGCCGGCAGGGCTGGGCGCTGGCCCGGGTCGCCGCCCAGCGCGGCGCGCGGGTGACGCTCGTCGCCGGACACACCGCGGACCTCGGCGCCCCGGCCGGGGTGGACGTGGTCGCGGCGGGGACCGCCGTCGCGATGGAGGCCGCCGTCCGCGGCGCCGCCGCCGACGCCGACGCGGTGGTCATGGCGGCCGCCGTCGCGGACTTCCGGCCGGTCGACACGGCTGTCGACAAGATCAAGCGCGGTGACGCCGAGCCGGCGCCGCTGCGGCTGACCCAGAACCCCGACATCCTCGCCGGGCTCGTGGCCGACCCGCCACGGCCGGGTCAGGTGGTGGTCGGGTTCGCGGCCGAGACCGGCGACGCCGACGGCGACGTGCTCCACCACGGCCGCGCCAAGCTCGCCCGCAAGGGCTGCGACCTGCTCGTGGTGAACGCGGTCGGCGACGGCAAGGCCTTCGAGACCGCGGACAACGCCGGCTGGCTGCTCGCCCGCGACGGCGGCGAGGAGGAGCTGCCGTTCGGCTCCAAGGCGCTGCTCGCCTCCCGCATCTGGGATGCGGTCACCCCGCGCCTGCGCTGA
- the rpoZ gene encoding DNA-directed RNA polymerase subunit omega, protein MSTPTGTSTAPEGITYPPIDDLLGQVSSKYALVIYAAKRARQINDYYSQLGEGLLEYVGPLVEPGPREKPLSIAMREIQAGMLEHTEGE, encoded by the coding sequence GTGAGCACGCCCACCGGCACCTCCACCGCCCCCGAGGGCATCACCTACCCGCCGATCGACGACCTGCTCGGCCAGGTCAGCTCGAAGTACGCGCTGGTCATCTACGCGGCCAAGCGCGCCCGGCAGATCAACGACTACTACTCCCAGCTCGGTGAGGGACTGCTCGAGTACGTCGGCCCGCTCGTCGAGCCGGGCCCGCGCGAGAAGCCGCTGTCGATCGCGATGCGCGAGATCCAGGCGGGGATGCTCGAGCACACCGAGGGCGAGTAA
- the gmk gene encoding guanylate kinase — MSSGRTGPARGRLLVLAGPSGVGKSSVVAGLREALPELLFSVSATTRPPRPGEVDGRDYHFASREEFDALIERGELLEWAEVHGGLQRSGTPRVPVQQALDQGRPVLVEVDLQGARSVKRVVPEAVTVFVAPPSMEELTRRLTDRNTDTPEQRERRLRTAIEEMDAQGEFDEVVVNDDLQAVIGRLVALAVDRGAV, encoded by the coding sequence ATGTCCTCCGGCCGGACCGGCCCCGCCCGCGGACGGCTGCTCGTGCTGGCCGGGCCGTCCGGGGTGGGCAAGAGCAGCGTGGTCGCGGGACTGCGCGAGGCGCTGCCGGAGCTGCTGTTCAGCGTGTCCGCCACGACCCGGCCCCCGCGGCCGGGTGAGGTGGACGGCCGTGACTACCACTTCGCGTCCCGCGAGGAGTTCGACGCGCTCATCGAGCGCGGCGAACTCCTCGAGTGGGCCGAGGTGCACGGCGGGCTGCAGCGCTCCGGCACGCCACGGGTACCCGTCCAGCAGGCCCTCGACCAGGGCCGTCCGGTCCTGGTCGAGGTCGACCTGCAGGGCGCCCGGTCCGTCAAACGGGTCGTGCCCGAGGCCGTCACCGTCTTCGTCGCGCCGCCGTCGATGGAGGAGCTGACCCGTCGGCTCACCGACCGCAACACCGACACCCCCGAGCAGCGCGAGCGCCGGCTGCGGACCGCCATCGAGGAGATGGACGCCCAGGGGGAGTTCGACGAGGTGGTCGTCAACGACGACCTGCAGGCCGTGATCGGCCGGTTGGTAGCATTGGCGGTCGACCGCGGCGCCGTCTGA
- the mihF gene encoding integration host factor, actinobacterial type: MALPQLTEEQRAAALEKAAAARRARAELKDRLKRGGTTLEEVLKKAETDEVLGKMKVSALLEALPNVGKVRAQQIMEELEIATSRRLRGLGDRQRKALLERYPS, translated from the coding sequence GTGGCCCTTCCCCAGCTGACCGAGGAACAGCGCGCCGCCGCGCTGGAGAAGGCTGCGGCCGCGCGCCGGGCCCGGGCCGAGCTGAAGGACCGCCTCAAGCGCGGCGGCACCACCCTCGAGGAGGTGCTGAAGAAGGCCGAGACCGACGAGGTGCTCGGCAAGATGAAGGTCTCGGCGCTGCTCGAGGCGCTGCCGAACGTCGGCAAGGTCCGTGCCCAGCAGATCATGGAGGAGCTGGAGATCGCGACCAGCCGCCGCCTGCGTGGCCTGGGCGACCGTCAGCGCAAGGCGCTGCTCGAGCGCTACCCGAGCTGA
- the pyrF gene encoding orotidine-5'-phosphate decarboxylase, with protein MSVAARLGEAVAAHGPLCVGIDPHPALLAAWDLTDDADGLAAFADRCHTAFAGAVSVVKPQSAFFERHGSAGVAVLEQLLAGYAGTGTLTLLDAKRGDIGSTMDGYADAYLRVGAPLGADALTLSPYLGFGSLEPALTAADESGRGVFVLARTSNPDGAAVQCATTPGGLSVAQQMVDDAAARNAGARPGGAVGVVVGGTHDHGLDLSALNGPVLVPGLGAQGASPADVVARFAGTTGPVLPVSARGVLRAGPDPSALRDAAHALSEDLASATAGSH; from the coding sequence GTGAGCGTTGCCGCCCGGCTCGGCGAGGCCGTCGCCGCCCACGGGCCGCTGTGCGTCGGGATCGACCCGCACCCGGCCCTGCTGGCGGCCTGGGACCTCACCGACGACGCCGACGGCCTCGCCGCGTTCGCCGACCGCTGCCACACCGCGTTCGCCGGGGCGGTGTCGGTGGTGAAGCCGCAGTCGGCGTTCTTCGAGCGGCACGGCTCGGCGGGCGTCGCGGTGCTGGAGCAGCTGCTCGCCGGGTACGCGGGCACGGGCACCCTGACCCTGCTCGACGCCAAGCGCGGCGACATCGGCTCCACCATGGACGGCTACGCCGACGCCTATCTGCGCGTCGGCGCGCCGCTCGGGGCGGACGCGCTCACCCTGTCGCCCTACCTGGGGTTCGGGTCGCTGGAACCGGCACTGACCGCGGCCGACGAGTCCGGGCGCGGGGTGTTCGTGCTGGCCCGGACGTCCAACCCGGACGGTGCCGCGGTGCAGTGCGCTACGACGCCGGGCGGGCTGTCCGTCGCCCAGCAGATGGTCGACGATGCCGCCGCGCGCAACGCCGGCGCACGGCCCGGCGGGGCGGTGGGGGTCGTCGTCGGCGGCACCCACGACCACGGCCTGGACCTGAGCGCGCTGAACGGTCCGGTGCTGGTGCCCGGGCTCGGCGCCCAGGGCGCGAGCCCGGCCGACGTGGTGGCGCGGTTCGCGGGCACCACGGGCCCGGTGCTGCCGGTGTCGGCCCGCGGGGTGCTCCGGGCGGGCCCCGACCCGTCCGCGCTGCGTGACGCCGCGCACGCCCTGAGCGAGGATCTGGCCTCGGCGACCGCCGGATCGCACTGA